Proteins encoded by one window of Vidua chalybeata isolate OUT-0048 chromosome 15, bVidCha1 merged haplotype, whole genome shotgun sequence:
- the DND1 gene encoding dead end protein homolog 1 — protein sequence MDEKTWTNGINEASKMALLAWEKETGIELVQINGQRRYGGPPPGWVGGPPPAGTEVYIARLPQDIYENTLIPLFESVGKLYEFRLMMTFSGLNRGFAYARYASRHDAQSAIAAFHRFQLRQGCAIVVCWSTQKRELVVSGLDASMSQWELEVTLHIVTEGIRSVTLHTSPSQKEAKLAVLKYRSHEAAALAKKALMEGNLRLGEAKMRVDWLDPQLKQKLQLCEEPSSSWVQGGESPAVPLTLSLQNVLECLDMLCWKHHLRTPLFMTKCVQVNRNGWQRFWYQVAIPGCRVPISGFTWISPGRQGQSQHERAKVVVALHVLRVLGYQLK from the exons aTGGACGAGAAG ACGTGGACCAACGGAATCAACGAGGCCAGTAAGATGGCCCTGCTCGCCTGGGAGAAGGAGACGGGCATCGAGCTGGTGCAAATCAACGGGCAGAGGCGCTACGGAGGGCCCCCCCCAG gcTGGGTGGGCggcccgccgcccgccggcACCGAGGTGTACATCGCCAGGCTGCCGCAGGACATCTACGAGAACACCCTGATCCCGCTGTTCGAGAGCGTGGGGAAGCTCTACGAGTTCCGCCTCATGATGACCTTCAGCGGGCTCAACCGGGGCTTCGCCTACGCCAGGTACGCGTCCCGGCACGACGCCCAGAGCGCCATCGCCGCCTTCCACCGCTTCCAGCTGCGCCAGGGCTGCGCCATCGTGGTGTGCTGGAGCACGCAGAAGCGCGAGCTCGTTGTGAGCGGCCTGGACGCCTCGATGAGCCAGTGGGAGCTGGAGGTCACGCTGCACATTGTCACTGAGGGGATCCGCAGTGTCACCCTGCACACCAGCCCCTCCCAGAAAGAGGCCAAGCTCGCTGTGCTGAAGTACAGGTCGCACgaggctgctgccctggccaaGAAAGCCCTGATGGAAG GAAACCTGAGGCTCGGGGAAGCAAAGATGAGGGTGGACTGGCTGGACCCCCAGCtgaagcagaagctgcagctctgtgaggaGCCATCGTCCAGCTGGGTGCAGGGAGGCGAGAGCCCGGCAGTGCCCCTGACTCTGTCACTGCAGAACGTGCTGGAGTGCCTGGACATGCTGTGCTGGAAGCATCACCTGAGGACACCCCTGTTCATGACCAAGTGTGTCCAGGTGAACCGCAACGGGTGGCAGCGGTTCTGGTACCAGGTGGCGATCCCGGGGTGCCGTGTGCCCATCAGTGGCTTCACGTGGATCTCaccaggcaggcagggccagaGCCAGCACGAGAGGGCCAAGGTGGTGGTAGCCCTGCACGTTCTCCGTGTGTTAG GGTACCAGCTGAAGtag